Proteins found in one Cervus canadensis isolate Bull #8, Minnesota chromosome 24, ASM1932006v1, whole genome shotgun sequence genomic segment:
- the EPHA2 gene encoding ephrin type-A receptor 2 — MGRRAPPACLALLWGCALAAASAAQGKEVVLLDFAAAKGELGWLTQPYGKGWDLLQNIMNDMPIYMYSVCNVVAGDQDNWLRTNWVYRGEAERIFIELKFTVRDCNSFPGGASSCKETFNLYYAESDVDYGTNFQKRQFTKIDTIAPDEITGSSDFEARNVKLNVEERSVGPLTRKGFYLAFQDVGACVALLSVRVYYKKCPELLKGLARFPETIAGSDAPALATVAGTCVEHAAVPPGGEEPRMHCAVDGEWLVPIGQCLCQAGYEKVEDACQACSPGFFKPEASESPCLECPAHTLPSSEGAATCECEDGYFRAPQDPLTLPCTRPPSAPHYLTAVGMGAKVELRWTPPQDSGGREDVTYSVSCEQCWPESGECGPCEASVRYSEPPLGLTRTSVTVSDLEPHMNYTFTVEARNGVSGLVSTRSFRTASVSINQTEPPKVKLESRSTTSLSVSWVIPPLQQSRVWKYEVTYRKKGDANSYNVRRTEGFSVTLDDLAPDTIYLVQVQALTQEGQGAGSKVHEFQTLSTGGSGNMAVVGGVAVGVVLLLVLAGIGFFIHRRRKSLRTRQSSEDVYFSKSEQLKPLKTYVDPHTYEDPNQAVLKFTTEIHPSCVTRQKVIGAGEFGEVYKGTLKASGKKEVPVAIKTLKAGYTEKQRVDFLSEASIMGQFSHHNIIRLEGVVSKYKPLMIITEYMENGALDKFLREKDGEFSVLQLVGMLRGVAAGMKYLANMSYVHRDLAARNILVNSNLVCKVSDFGLSRVLEDDPEATYTTSGGKIPIRWTAPEAISYRKFTSASDVWSYGIVMWEVMTYGERPYWELSNHEVMKAINDGFRLPTPMDCPSAIYQLMMQCWQQERTRRPKFADIVSILDKLIRAPDSLKTLADFDPRVSIRLPSTSGSEGVPFRTVSEWLESIRMQQYTEHFLVAGYSTLEKVAQMTSDDIKRIGVRLPGHQKRIAYSLLGLKDQVNTVGVPI, encoded by the exons GGTCTACCGCGGGGAGGCCGAGCGCATCTTCATCGAGCTCAAGTTCACCGTGCGGGACTGCAACAGCTTCCCTGGAGGCGCCAGCTCCTGCAAGGAGACCTTCAACCTCTACTATGCCGAGTCAGACGTGGACTACGGCACCAACTTCCAGAAGCGCCAGTTCACCAAGATCGACACCATTGCGCCCGACGAGATCACAGGCAGCAGTGACTTCGAGGCGCGCAACGTGAAGCTGAATGTGGAGGAGCGGTCCGTGGGGCCGCTCACCCGTAAGGGCTTCTACCTGGCCTTCCAGGACGTGGGCGCCTGCGTGGCGCTGCTGTCCGTGCGCGTCTACTACAAGAAGTGCCCCGAGCTGCTCAAGGGCCTGGCCCGCTTCCCCGAGACCATCGCTGGCTCCGACGCGCCCGCCCTGGCCACTGTCGCGGGCACCTGTGTGGAGCACGCCGCAGTCCCCCCCGGGGGCGAGGAGCCTCGCATGCACTGCGCCGTGGACGGCGAGTGGCTGGTGCCCATTGGCCAGTGCCTGTGCCAGGCGGGCTATGAGAAGGTGGAGGACGCCTGCCAGG CCTGCTCGCCGGGGTTCTTCAAGCCCGAGGCGTCCGAGAGCCCGTGTCTGGAGTGCCCTGCACACACCCTGCCATCCTCTGAGGGCGCCGCCACCTGCGAGTGTGAGGACGGCTACTTCCGGGCTCCGCAGGACCCGCTGACCCTACCCTGCACGC GCCCCCCGTCCGCCCCGCACTACCTCACTGCTGTGGGCATGGGCGCCAAGGTGGAGCTGCGCTGGACGCCCCCCCAGGACAGCGGGGGCCGCGAGGATGTTACCTACAGTGTCTCCTGCGAGCAGTGCTGGCCCGAGTCGGGCGAGTGCGGGCCTTGCGAGGCCAGCGTGCGCTACTCGGAGCCGCCACTGGGGCTGACCCGCACCAGTGTGACCGTCAGTGACCTAGAGCCCCACATGAACTACACCTTCACCGTGGAGGCCCGCAACGGGGTCTCGGGCCTGGTGAGCACCCGCAGCTTCCGCACGGCCAGCGTCAGCATCAACCAGACTG AGCCCCCCAAGGTGAAGCTGGAGAGCCGCAGCACCACCTCGCTGAGCGTCTCCTGGGTCATCCCTCCGCTGCAGCAGAGCCGTGTGTGGAAGTATGAAGTCACCTACCGCAAGAAG GGCGACGCCAACAGCTACAACGTGCGCCGCACGGAAGGCTTCTCCGTGACGCTGGACGACCTGGCCCCGGACACCATCTACCTGGTGCAGGTGCAGGCGCTGACGCAGGAGGGCCAGGGTGCCGGCAGCAAGGTGCACGAATTCCAGACGCTGT CCACGGGAGGGTCTGGCAACATGGCAGTGGTCGGCGGTGTGGCTGTCGGCGTGGTCTTGCTCCTGGTGCTGGCAGGAATTGGCTTCTTCATCCACCGCAG GAGGAAGAGCCTGCGGACACGCCAGTCCTCGGAGGATGTTTACTTCTCCAAGTCAG AACAACTGAAGCCCCTGAAGACCTATGTGGACCCCCACACCTACGAGGACCCCAACCAGGCTGTGCTCAAGTTCACCACCGAGATCCATCCGTCCTGCGTCACGCGGCAGAAGGTGATCGGAGCCG GAGAGTTCGGGGAGGTGTACAAGGGCACCCTGAAGGCATCGGGGAAGAAGGAGGTACCTGTGGCCATCAAGACGCTGAAAGCCGGCTACACGGAGAAGCAGCGAGTGGACTTTCTCAGCGAGGCCAGCATCATGGGCCAGTTCAGCCACCACAACATTATCCGCCTGGAGGGCGTCGTCTCCAAGT ACAAACCCCTGATGATCATCACCGAATACATGGAGAACGGGGCCCTGGACAAGTTCCTGCGG GAGAAGGATGGCGAGTTCAGTGTGCTGCAGCTGGTGGGCATGCTGCGGGGCGTTGCGGCCGGCATGAAGTACTTGGCCAACATGAGTTACGTCCACCGCGACCTGGCCGCCCGCAACATCCTCGTCAACAGCAACCTAGTCTGCAAGGTGTCCGACTTCGGCCTGTCCCGGGTCCTGGAGGACGACCCCGAGGCCACCTACACCACGAGT GGTGGCAAGATCCCAATCCGCTGGACAGCTCCGGAGGCCATTTCCTACCGCAAGTTCACCTCGGCCAGCGACGTGTGGAGCTATGGCATCGTCATGTGGGAGGTGATGACCTACGGGGAGCGGCCCTACTGGGAGCTGTCAAACCACGAG GTGATGAAGGCCATCAATGACGGCTTCCGGCTGCCCACGCCCATGGACTGCCCCTCCGCCATCTACCAGCTCATGATGCAGTGCTGGCAGCAGGAGCGCACCCGCCGCCCCAAGTTCGCCGACATCGTCAGCATCCTGGACAAGCTCATCCGTGCCCCCGACTCCCTCAAGACCCTGGCTGACTTTGACCCCCG GGTGTCCATCCGGCTGCCCAGCACCAGCGGCTCAGAGGGCGTGCCCTTCCGCACGGTGTCCGAGTGGCTGGAGTCCATCAGGATGCAGCAGTACACAGAGCACTTCCTCGTGGCCGGCTACAGCACCCTCGAGAAGGTGGCGCAGATGACCAGCGA CGACATCAAGAGGATTGGGGTGCGGCTGCCTGGCCACCAGAAGCGCATCGCCTACAGCCTGCTGGGCCTCAAGGACCAGGTGAACACGGTGGGGGTCCCCATCTGA